The following coding sequences are from one Peromyscus eremicus chromosome X, PerEre_H2_v1, whole genome shotgun sequence window:
- the Cxcr3 gene encoding C-X-C chemokine receptor type 3 codes for MYLEVSERQVLDASDFAFLLENSTSPYDYGENESDFDSPPCAQDFSLNFDRAFLPALYSLLFLLGLLGNGAVAAVLLSHRTALSSTDTFLLHLAVADALLVLTLPLWAVDAAVQWVFGSGLCKVAGALFNINFYAGAFLLACISFDRYLSIVHATQIYRRDPWVRVALTCIVVWGLCLLFALPDFIFLSASHDQRLNAIHCQYNFPQVGHTALRVLQLVAGFLLPLLVMAYCYAHILAVLLVSRSQRRLRAIRLVVVVVVAFAVCWTPYHLVVLVDILMDLGVLARNCGRESHVDVAKSVTSGMGYMHCCLNPLLYAFVGVKFREQMWMLLMRLGRSDQRRPQRQPSASRRESSWSETTEASYLGL; via the exons ATGTACCTTGAG GTGAGTGAACGTCAAGTGCTAGATGCCTCGGACTTTGCCTTTCTTCTGGAAAACAGTACCTCTCCTTATGATTACGGGGAGAACGAGAGCGACTTTGACTCCCCGCCCTGTGCACAGGACTTCAGTCTGAACTTTGACAGAGCCTTCCTGCCAGCCCTCTACAGCCTCCTCTTTTTGCTGGGGCTGCTAGGCAATGGGGCCGTGGCTGCTGTGCTACTGAGTCATCGCACTGCCCTGAGCAGCACGGACACCTTCCTGCTCCACCTGGCTGTGGCCGATGCACTGCTGGTACTGACcctcccactgtgggcagtggaCGCGGCTGTCCAGTGGGTTTTCggctctggcctctgcaaagTGGCAGGTGCCCTCTTTAACATCAACTTCTATGCAGGGGCCTTCCTGCTGGCCTGCATAAGCTTCGACCGCTATCTGAGCATAGTGCATGCCACCCAGATCTACCGCAGGGACCCCTGGGTACGCGTAGCCCTCACCTGCATAGTTGTTTGGGGACTCTGTCTGCTCTTCGCCCTCCCAGACTTCATCTTCCTGTCGGCCAGCCATGATCAGCGCCTCAATGCCATTCACTGCCAGTACAACTTCCCACAGGTGGGTCACACTGCTCTgcgtgtgctgcagctggtggctGGTTTCCTGCTGCCCCTTCTAGTCATGGCCTACTGCTATGCCCATATCCTGGCTGTGCTGCTGGTCTCCAGAAGCCAGAGGCGCTTACGAGCCATAAggctagtggtggtggtggtggtagcctTTGCTGTCTGCTGGACCCCCTATCACCTGGTGGTGTTGGTGGATATCCTCATGGACCTGGGAGTTTTGGCCCGAAACTGTGGTCGAGAAAGCCATGTGGATGTGGCCAAGTCAGTCACCTCGGGCATGGGCTACATGCACTGCTGCCTCAACCCACTGCTCTATGCCTTTGTGGGGGTCAAGTTCAGAGAACAAATGTGGATGTTGCTCATGCGCCTGGGCCGCTCGGACCAGAGAAGGCCCCAGCGGCAGCCATCAGCTTCACGGCGGGAATCGTCCTGGTCTGAGACAACAGAGGCCTCGTACTTGGGCTTGTAA